The following coding sequences are from one Anabaena sphaerica FACHB-251 window:
- a CDS encoding ABC transporter permease subunit, with translation MSIQSPNSLIESPDDIVKKTQWHHYPFKWLPPVSLLAPSGIWLLLLLLLPTLIIFQLSLVTDIRPGDIVNPNGVDNYIRILEPLYLRVIFNSLFLAINTTIICLLLGFPVAYWIAQIAPKRWRNLLLLGFVLPLWTSSLLRSYAWITILRPTGLLNSILTSIGLPALELLHRNPAVLIGMTYSLLPYMVLVLYASLEKLDQQLLEAAADLGANPVQTFWKVTVPQVFPGIAAGSLLVFITALGDFIDPELLGGASSMTAARLVYNQFLGATQNWGFGSALSMTLILVVSIAIALVIKFGEATPKK, from the coding sequence GTGTCTATTCAAAGTCCTAATTCCCTAATTGAATCCCCCGACGATATTGTCAAAAAAACGCAATGGCATCACTATCCTTTTAAATGGTTGCCACCTGTGTCCTTACTGGCACCATCTGGGATTTGGTTATTACTGTTATTGTTACTGCCCACATTAATCATTTTTCAATTGAGTTTAGTAACGGATATCCGACCAGGGGATATTGTCAATCCTAACGGTGTTGACAACTATATCCGTATTCTGGAACCGCTTTATTTACGAGTAATATTTAATTCCCTATTTTTGGCAATTAATACAACAATTATTTGTTTACTTTTAGGGTTTCCTGTGGCTTATTGGATTGCTCAAATAGCACCAAAACGCTGGCGCAATTTGCTGTTATTAGGCTTTGTCTTGCCTTTATGGACTTCTTCTTTACTGCGCTCTTATGCTTGGATTACTATTCTCCGTCCTACGGGATTATTGAATAGTATACTCACCAGCATAGGTTTACCAGCGTTGGAATTGCTTCACCGCAATCCAGCGGTATTAATTGGCATGACTTACAGTTTATTACCTTATATGGTTTTAGTGTTGTATGCCTCTCTGGAAAAACTAGACCAGCAGTTACTGGAAGCCGCAGCTGATTTGGGTGCAAATCCAGTGCAAACTTTTTGGAAGGTGACTGTACCACAGGTTTTTCCAGGTATTGCTGCTGGTTCTTTGTTGGTATTTATCACCGCTTTGGGGGATTTTATTGATCCAGAATTACTGGGTGGTGCTTCTAGTATGACTGCTGCTAGGTTAGTTTATAACCAGTTTCTTGGTGCTACTCAAAATTGGGGGTTTGGTTCAGCTTTGAGTATGACGTTAATTTTAGTGGTGAGTATAGCGATCGCACTTGTGATCAAATTTGGGGAAGCAACACCGAAGAAGTAG
- a CDS encoding polyamine ABC transporter substrate-binding protein: MTRRREFIKKMALLSSLSLSSCGWRLANVSANHFTSSGKSDELYIYTWSQYTDQQLLSTFTTQTGIKVLADPFDSNDVMLARLQAGGGGTYSIIYPSDYMVQKMVEKNLLAEINHERLIGLENLFTQFKNPIYDPNNRYSLPFNWGTTGLVYNSEKLETPPEDWEYLWQNQQKLYKRMTLLNDVREVMGATLKMLGYSYNSQNEIEIKAAYEKLRSLKPVIAAFDTDAWQNQMLAGDLLLAMCYSADGVKISKENPKFKYVIPRSGSSLWTDTIVIPKTAPNIPGAYSWINFLMQPDVAAEISRRLNISTPNRAGFEQLPQEIQYNTSLFPPQAILDKCERLTPVGEFEEVYERYWTQLLA, translated from the coding sequence ATGACTAGGAGAAGAGAATTTATCAAAAAAATGGCGCTGCTTTCTAGCTTGTCTTTAAGTAGTTGTGGGTGGAGATTAGCTAATGTGAGCGCCAATCATTTTACTAGTTCTGGGAAAAGTGATGAATTGTATATATATACATGGAGTCAATATACTGATCAACAATTGCTATCTACCTTTACCACCCAAACTGGCATCAAAGTTTTGGCAGATCCGTTTGATTCCAACGATGTGATGCTGGCTAGATTACAAGCTGGAGGTGGTGGTACTTATAGCATTATCTATCCATCTGATTATATGGTGCAGAAGATGGTAGAGAAAAATTTGTTAGCAGAAATCAATCATGAACGTTTAATAGGGTTAGAAAATTTATTTACCCAATTTAAAAATCCTATTTATGACCCTAATAACCGTTATAGTCTGCCTTTTAATTGGGGAACAACAGGGTTAGTTTACAACTCTGAAAAACTGGAAACTCCACCTGAAGATTGGGAGTATCTTTGGCAAAACCAGCAGAAACTTTATAAGCGGATGACCTTACTCAATGATGTGCGGGAGGTGATGGGTGCAACATTAAAGATGCTAGGTTATTCTTATAATTCACAAAATGAGATTGAAATTAAAGCAGCTTATGAAAAATTGAGGTCTTTAAAACCTGTGATCGCAGCTTTTGATACCGATGCTTGGCAAAATCAAATGCTGGCAGGAGATTTATTATTAGCTATGTGTTACTCTGCTGATGGAGTTAAGATATCCAAGGAAAACCCCAAGTTTAAATATGTGATTCCTCGCAGTGGTTCTTCTCTATGGACAGACACTATTGTCATTCCCAAAACAGCCCCTAATATCCCTGGAGCTTATAGCTGGATTAACTTCCTCATGCAACCAGATGTAGCCGCCGAAATCAGCAGAAGACTGAATATTTCTACTCCCAATCGTGCCGGATTTGAACAATTACCACAAGAAATTCAATATAATACTAGTTTATTTCCTCCACAAGCAATTCTAGACAAGTGTGAACGTCTCACTCCAGTAGGCGAATTTGAAGAAGTTTATGAGCGATACTGGACTCAATTACTAGCTTAA
- a CDS encoding ABC transporter ATP-binding protein has product MAQTVMQNQRSVSNYQPLDVELRNVFKFFSQEPAVHGVDLDVRQGEFFSILGPSGCGKTTILRLIAGFERVDAGKLLIQGQSMTDVPPYRRPVNTVFQSYALFNHLNVWDNIAFGLRLKKLSKSELNSRVTEALKLVKMESLRSRLPSQLSGGQQQRVALARALVNRPTVLLLDEPLGALDLKLRKEMQVELCNLHKELGLTFVMVTHDQEEALSLSDRIAVMNQGKIEQIGTPSTIYERPQTAFVADFIGDTNLFSGEITTIDAECVQILTKTGLSIVAARTEDTPIELLQAVVLSVRPEKIQISLYQPNLPTNCFEGRLVNVMYLGTHVNYVVELANGVNVNVLQPNTFGNLPDQNTPIYIWWAETDCLAIGQTSRVN; this is encoded by the coding sequence ATGGCTCAAACTGTGATGCAGAATCAGAGGAGTGTAAGCAATTATCAGCCGCTTGATGTTGAACTGCGAAACGTATTCAAGTTTTTCAGCCAAGAACCGGCAGTACATGGCGTGGACTTGGATGTTAGACAGGGAGAGTTCTTTAGTATTTTAGGACCTTCTGGTTGTGGTAAGACAACTATACTCCGGTTAATTGCCGGGTTTGAACGGGTTGATGCAGGCAAGTTGCTAATTCAAGGTCAGTCGATGACTGATGTGCCTCCTTATAGGAGACCTGTAAATACTGTATTTCAAAGCTATGCTCTGTTTAATCACTTAAATGTGTGGGATAACATTGCTTTTGGATTACGGTTAAAAAAATTATCCAAATCAGAACTTAATAGCAGAGTCACGGAAGCTTTAAAGCTGGTGAAAATGGAAAGTTTGCGATCGCGCTTACCTTCTCAGCTTTCTGGTGGTCAACAGCAACGGGTGGCTTTAGCTAGGGCCTTAGTTAATCGTCCCACAGTCTTGCTCCTAGATGAACCCTTGGGGGCATTAGATTTAAAACTGCGGAAGGAAATGCAGGTTGAGCTATGCAATCTTCACAAAGAGTTAGGATTAACTTTTGTCATGGTTACACACGATCAGGAGGAAGCACTAAGTTTATCTGATCGGATCGCGGTGATGAATCAAGGCAAAATTGAACAAATCGGTACTCCTAGCACAATTTACGAACGTCCTCAAACCGCTTTTGTCGCTGATTTTATTGGTGATACAAATTTATTCAGCGGTGAAATCACTACCATTGATGCCGAGTGTGTGCAGATTTTGACTAAAACTGGACTGTCAATTGTTGCTGCTCGTACAGAAGATACACCCATTGAATTATTACAAGCGGTAGTCTTAAGTGTGCGTCCTGAAAAAATTCAGATTTCCCTTTATCAACCCAATCTGCCAACAAACTGCTTTGAAGGCAGACTAGTTAATGTCATGTATTTGGGTACTCATGTTAATTATGTCGTGGAATTAGCCAACGGCGTGAATGTTAATGTTTTACAACCCAACACCTTTGGTAACTTACCCGACCAAAATACACCCATCTACATTTGGTGGGCAGAAACTGACTGTTTAGCTATTGGTCAAACATCAAGGGTTAATTAA
- the mrdA gene encoding penicillin-binding protein 2, which translates to MAILPSPLSSQKNTRTVGRGSQSVFLILFTLLMTSGIGARLAYLQIIEGPKLRQRAESNRIRMIPKQPERGNIFDRNGKLLATTRYPRSVHLWPMAHTKPSWSVVGPRLSQILDIPQEEMEKKLIEAGANSSSLIRIARDLNDAQVTALKEYETELTDVEINTEAVRHYPDGRQLAHILGYTRELTAEQLKKRKSEGYRLGDVIGQMGVEKAYEKTLRGEWGGQQVEVDGAGRPLRVLGEKQAKAGNDLHLTIDLDIQKAAEKALGKRNGAIVALNPNNGEVLAMVSHPTYDPNIFSKQKLSQKDWESVQGAEHPLVNRALSAFPPASTFKIVTTTAGIESGKFSPNVVLQTYGSLTIGGTRFGEWNHAGFGPLGFVGAMQWSSDTFFYQIGKGVGGHKLIEWTRKYGFGEKTGFDFSTEEAKGLVPDENWKRKVWKMPWTVGDSINMSIGQGALQTTPLQVAVMFAVPANGGYRVQPHLIKDNGDAQNWRESLNMKPITIKILREGLRKVVSEGTGKALNKPNIPPVAGKSGTAEAWKGRAKQNHAWFGAYAPADKPEILIVAFAEHSGGGGGSVAAPMILEIMEEYFARKYPGKYKTGDR; encoded by the coding sequence ATGGCTATATTACCATCACCACTTAGTAGTCAAAAAAATACGCGCACAGTTGGGCGTGGTTCTCAGTCGGTATTTTTAATACTATTCACTTTATTGATGACCTCTGGAATAGGCGCTCGTTTAGCTTATTTGCAAATTATTGAGGGTCCAAAACTCCGGCAACGGGCAGAGTCTAACCGAATTCGGATGATTCCCAAACAACCAGAAAGAGGCAACATTTTTGACCGTAATGGCAAACTGTTAGCGACTACTCGCTATCCGCGCTCTGTTCATTTGTGGCCAATGGCACATACTAAGCCCTCATGGTCAGTTGTGGGTCCGCGTCTGTCCCAAATCCTCGATATTCCTCAAGAGGAGATGGAAAAGAAACTGATAGAAGCAGGGGCCAATTCTTCTTCTCTCATTCGCATTGCTCGTGACTTAAATGATGCACAAGTTACAGCCTTGAAGGAATATGAGACGGAACTGACAGATGTAGAAATCAATACGGAAGCTGTGCGTCATTATCCTGATGGTAGGCAATTAGCGCATATACTCGGCTATACCCGCGAACTGACAGCAGAACAGCTAAAAAAACGGAAATCTGAAGGCTATCGTCTCGGTGATGTGATTGGCCAAATGGGTGTAGAAAAAGCCTATGAAAAAACCCTCCGGGGTGAATGGGGAGGTCAGCAAGTAGAAGTGGATGGTGCTGGTAGACCGCTGCGGGTATTGGGAGAGAAACAGGCGAAAGCTGGTAATGATTTACACTTGACAATCGATTTAGACATCCAAAAAGCAGCGGAAAAAGCTTTAGGTAAGCGCAATGGGGCAATTGTCGCACTCAACCCCAACAACGGTGAAGTCTTAGCAATGGTATCCCATCCTACCTATGACCCAAATATTTTTTCTAAACAAAAACTCTCTCAAAAAGACTGGGAAAGCGTCCAAGGTGCTGAACATCCTTTGGTGAATCGGGCTTTAAGTGCCTTTCCCCCAGCTAGTACGTTTAAAATTGTCACCACGACAGCGGGCATAGAATCGGGTAAGTTTTCTCCTAACGTAGTGCTACAAACCTATGGTTCTTTAACTATTGGTGGCACAAGATTTGGTGAATGGAATCATGCGGGATTTGGTCCCTTGGGTTTTGTTGGGGCTATGCAGTGGAGTAGTGATACTTTCTTTTATCAAATTGGTAAAGGTGTAGGGGGTCATAAATTGATTGAATGGACTCGCAAATATGGCTTTGGTGAAAAAACTGGTTTTGACTTTTCCACAGAAGAAGCAAAGGGTTTAGTTCCCGATGAAAACTGGAAACGCAAAGTTTGGAAAATGCCTTGGACTGTAGGCGACTCTATTAATATGTCCATTGGTCAAGGTGCTTTACAAACTACACCCCTACAAGTGGCTGTAATGTTCGCTGTACCGGCTAATGGTGGTTATCGAGTGCAGCCCCATTTAATTAAAGACAATGGAGACGCACAAAACTGGCGCGAATCTTTAAATATGAAGCCAATAACTATCAAAATTCTCCGTGAGGGATTGCGGAAGGTGGTGTCTGAAGGTACGGGTAAGGCTTTGAATAAACCAAATATTCCCCCAGTGGCTGGTAAGAGTGGTACAGCGGAAGCTTGGAAGGGTAGAGCAAAACAGAATCACGCTTGGTTTGGCGCTTATGCACCCGCTGATAAACCAGAAATTTTAATTGTGGCTTTTGCTGAACATTCCGGGGGTGGTGGCGGTAGTGTGGCTGCACCAATGATTTTAGAAATCATGGAAGAATATTTTGCCCGGAAGTATCCAGGGAAGTATAAAACAGGTGACAGGTGA
- a CDS encoding M15 family metallopeptidase, whose translation MKKAGFPEKPQNSSSDPGDDIPAALRDTPDTGSRLRVQPLVLVIGGLVGFMFLAVGSGFLFFITAPKQNADSQPTPVSSIPTVTNTPTTNNDAILGHLAYPEAPESELLPITADGRIRMRQAAAQRFQAMAQAARSAGVILAPLSGFRSVKDQEQLFFNVGAQRNQTPAQRAALSAPPGHSEHHTGYAVDIGDGAVPATNLQATFENTKAYQWLQANAARFSFELSFPKDNSQGVSYEPWHWRFVGDRNSLETFYKARNIKPVQ comes from the coding sequence TTGAAAAAGGCTGGGTTTCCAGAAAAACCGCAAAACTCATCATCAGATCCTGGTGATGATATTCCAGCTGCTTTACGCGATACTCCTGATACTGGATCTAGACTGCGCGTGCAACCGCTAGTTTTGGTCATTGGGGGATTAGTAGGATTTATGTTTCTGGCTGTAGGTAGTGGTTTTTTATTTTTTATTACAGCACCCAAACAAAATGCTGATTCTCAACCAACACCAGTTAGTTCTATACCAACAGTAACTAATACCCCAACTACAAATAATGATGCAATTTTGGGGCATTTGGCATATCCTGAAGCACCAGAATCAGAATTGTTACCAATTACTGCCGATGGCCGGATCAGAATGCGACAAGCAGCCGCCCAAAGGTTTCAAGCTATGGCACAAGCAGCCAGAAGTGCAGGTGTAATTTTAGCGCCTCTTTCTGGTTTTCGTTCAGTCAAAGACCAAGAACAGTTATTTTTTAATGTAGGCGCTCAACGTAATCAAACCCCCGCCCAAAGAGCCGCCCTCAGCGCCCCTCCTGGTCATAGTGAGCATCATACAGGCTATGCAGTAGATATAGGAGATGGAGCAGTACCAGCTACTAACCTGCAAGCTACTTTTGAGAATACCAAAGCCTATCAGTGGCTACAAGCAAATGCTGCCCGTTTTAGCTTTGAGTTATCTTTTCCCAAGGATAATTCTCAAGGCGTAAGTTATGAACCTTGGCACTGGCGTTTTGTAGGCGATCGCAATAGCTTAGAAACTTTCTACAAAGCCAGAAACATTAAACCTGTGCAGTGA
- a CDS encoding AEC family transporter, whose protein sequence is MINLLELYIKLVGLILVGVILGRKLPATFPTRLGQFLFWIGVPISIVAFLRQTDLSGQIWIAPAIAYLAILLGAFLAWIVIQGQAYLTNSLPQPSTQGSLILASMVGNTGYLGFPITLAMVGKEYFAWALFYDLLGSLFGAYGLGVLLATRFGNAGQNHGQMAKAIKAILINPALWSFGFGLLFRQVTIPPVMEFGLDTSAWCAVALSLILIGMRLSLLSSWYKLKQAGISLVIKMLLVPLILGSTLSFFGVTGEAAKVIVLQMAMPPAFATLVLAETFDLDRDLAVTALAMGSMVLLVTLPFWLWLF, encoded by the coding sequence TTGATAAATCTCTTAGAACTATATATCAAATTGGTAGGATTAATCCTAGTAGGAGTAATTCTAGGACGCAAATTACCTGCTACATTTCCTACCCGTTTAGGTCAATTTCTATTTTGGATAGGAGTACCGATAAGTATTGTTGCTTTTTTAAGACAAACCGACTTATCAGGACAGATTTGGATTGCACCTGCGATCGCCTATTTAGCCATTTTACTAGGAGCATTTTTAGCTTGGATAGTGATCCAAGGTCAAGCCTATTTGACAAATTCTCTCCCCCAACCATCGACCCAAGGTAGTTTAATTCTAGCGTCAATGGTTGGTAATACAGGTTATCTGGGCTTTCCCATCACTTTAGCAATGGTCGGCAAGGAATACTTCGCCTGGGCTTTATTCTACGATTTATTGGGGTCACTTTTCGGGGCTTATGGTCTGGGGGTATTACTAGCAACCCGTTTTGGCAACGCAGGCCAAAATCATGGACAAATGGCTAAAGCTATTAAGGCTATATTAATCAATCCTGCCTTATGGAGTTTTGGGTTTGGGTTACTATTTCGCCAAGTGACAATTCCCCCGGTTATGGAATTTGGCTTAGATACATCAGCTTGGTGTGCTGTAGCTTTATCCTTGATTTTAATAGGTATGAGACTTTCACTGTTGAGTTCTTGGTACAAACTCAAACAAGCAGGAATCAGTTTGGTTATTAAAATGCTGTTAGTTCCGCTGATTTTAGGCAGCACATTATCATTTTTTGGTGTCACTGGTGAAGCTGCAAAGGTCATAGTCTTACAGATGGCCATGCCTCCAGCTTTTGCCACACTGGTATTAGCCGAAACCTTTGATTTAGACCGGGATTTGGCTGTGACGGCTTTAGCAATGGGGTCTATGGTATTGTTAGTAACTCTTCCGTTTTGGTTGTGGTTGTTTTAA
- a CDS encoding DUF29 domain-containing protein → MTVNTDLQSLYELDENLWLEETIILLKEKRFQDLDLNNLIEELEALGKRDKNAVASLLEQIIRHFLLLPYWTEEYEINGNYWQTEIIGFRNQLERLLTNNLQNYLHSKLEKIYRSALKYVKQKTRFKIDFPEDCPYTLEQLLDENYL, encoded by the coding sequence ATGACCGTAAACACAGATTTACAATCTTTATATGAACTAGATGAAAATTTATGGTTAGAAGAGACAATTATTTTACTAAAGGAAAAACGTTTTCAAGATTTAGACTTAAATAATCTAATTGAGGAGTTAGAAGCTTTGGGCAAAAGAGATAAAAATGCTGTTGCTAGTTTATTAGAACAAATAATTAGACATTTTTTATTATTACCCTATTGGACAGAAGAATATGAAATAAATGGTAATTATTGGCAAACAGAAATTATTGGTTTTCGTAACCAACTTGAGAGATTATTAACCAATAATTTACAAAATTATCTCCACAGTAAATTAGAAAAAATTTATAGAAGTGCTTTAAAATATGTGAAGCAAAAAACTAGATTTAAAATAGATTTTCCAGAAGATTGTCCTTATACTTTAGAACAACTTTTAGATGAAAATTATTTGTAA
- a CDS encoding phosphoribosyltransferase, translating to MSDLYVSWSDYHHKIEQLAVKIYQSGWEFNQIVCLARGGLRVGDILSRIYNQPLAILATSSYSGAGKQERGGLIVSPHLTMTTDRLGSRILLVDDLVDSGITLQQTIPWLKEHSEFPIEEIRTAVIWYKDCSVIAPDYYTDYLPDNPWIHQPFEIYEHTTPKELAEKQNLAVT from the coding sequence ATGTCAGACCTTTACGTTTCTTGGTCAGATTATCACCACAAAATTGAACAATTAGCTGTGAAGATTTATCAATCCGGTTGGGAATTCAATCAAATTGTCTGTCTTGCCAGAGGGGGACTGCGTGTAGGAGATATTCTCTCCCGGATATATAATCAACCATTAGCAATTTTAGCTACTTCATCATACAGTGGCGCAGGTAAACAAGAAAGGGGTGGTTTAATTGTTTCCCCTCACTTAACGATGACAACCGACAGGTTAGGTTCCCGAATTCTTTTAGTCGATGATTTAGTGGATTCGGGAATTACTCTGCAACAAACTATCCCTTGGCTAAAAGAACATAGCGAGTTTCCCATTGAAGAAATCCGTACTGCTGTAATTTGGTATAAAGACTGTTCAGTTATTGCCCCAGATTACTACACTGATTATTTACCCGATAACCCCTGGATTCATCAACCTTTTGAAATCTATGAACATACAACCCCTAAAGAATTGGCAGAAAAGCAAAATTTAGCAGTTACATAA
- a CDS encoding MFS transporter, whose protein sequence is MNDANSEKLASEKLDLKTKLAYGAGDLGPAITSNIAIFFLLVFFTNVAGIPAGLAGSILMIGKIWDAVNDPVVGLLTDKTKSRRWGRRLPWLLYGAIPFGIFFFLQWIVPQFSPEQSSNIWPLFWYYVVIGVISQAFFTVVNLPYTAMTPELSQDYDERTSLNSFRFTFSIGGSILSLILAQIVFSVIDNPQQQYLVLAAICTVISTLSLYWCVYGTRDRIMAFEAKRIQLEETAEIPFIEQIKIAFSNRPFLFVIAIYLFSWLGVQITASIIPYFVIYCMGMKNSEVPTVLIAVQATALLMLFVWSNLSRRFGKKLVYFLGMSLWIIAAAGLFFLKSNQIGLMYVMAVMAGCGVSTAYLIPWSMIPDVIELDELQTGQRREGVFYGFMVLLQKFGLAFGLFIVGNALQASGFKETVVGQSTLPIQPESALLAIRIAVGPIPTICLIIGLILTFFYPITREMHAEIMLKLQERRENNS, encoded by the coding sequence ATGAACGATGCTAATAGTGAAAAATTAGCCAGTGAAAAGTTAGATTTGAAAACGAAACTGGCTTATGGGGCTGGAGATTTAGGCCCGGCAATTACTTCTAATATTGCTATATTTTTTCTGCTGGTGTTCTTTACTAATGTCGCTGGTATTCCAGCGGGGTTAGCTGGTAGTATTTTGATGATTGGTAAAATTTGGGATGCTGTCAATGATCCAGTTGTGGGGTTATTGACTGACAAAACTAAATCTCGTCGCTGGGGTCGTCGTTTACCTTGGTTGTTATATGGTGCAATTCCTTTTGGTATTTTCTTTTTCTTGCAATGGATTGTACCACAATTTAGCCCAGAGCAAAGTAGTAATATTTGGCCATTGTTCTGGTATTACGTCGTAATTGGTGTCATATCTCAAGCGTTTTTTACTGTGGTCAATTTGCCTTATACGGCAATGACACCGGAATTATCTCAAGATTATGATGAACGGACTAGCCTGAATAGCTTTCGCTTTACTTTTTCCATTGGTGGCAGTATTTTATCATTGATTTTAGCGCAAATTGTTTTTTCTGTGATTGATAATCCTCAACAACAGTATCTAGTTTTAGCCGCAATTTGTACTGTGATTTCGACTTTATCTTTATATTGGTGCGTTTATGGAACACGCGATCGCATTATGGCTTTTGAAGCTAAACGTATCCAATTGGAAGAAACAGCAGAAATTCCTTTTATTGAACAGATCAAAATTGCCTTCAGTAATCGACCTTTTTTGTTTGTTATTGCTATCTATCTTTTTTCTTGGTTAGGGGTACAAATTACCGCCAGCATCATTCCCTATTTTGTTATTTACTGTATGGGGATGAAAAACTCAGAAGTTCCCACAGTTTTGATTGCGGTGCAAGCAACGGCTTTATTAATGTTATTTGTCTGGAGTAATTTAAGTAGAAGGTTTGGTAAAAAACTTGTTTATTTTCTGGGAATGAGTTTATGGATAATCGCTGCTGCGGGACTATTTTTCTTAAAGTCTAATCAAATTGGTTTAATGTATGTGATGGCTGTAATGGCTGGTTGTGGTGTTTCTACAGCTTATTTAATTCCTTGGTCAATGATTCCTGATGTGATTGAATTAGATGAATTACAAACCGGACAAAGACGGGAAGGAGTTTTTTATGGGTTCATGGTGTTATTGCAAAAGTTTGGTTTAGCTTTTGGGCTATTTATAGTAGGTAATGCTTTACAAGCATCGGGTTTTAAAGAAACTGTAGTTGGACAAAGTACATTACCTATACAACCTGAATCAGCGTTGTTAGCTATTAGAATTGCTGTAGGTCCAATACCCACAATTTGTTTAATTATTGGTTTGATTTTGACTTTTTTCTATCCCATTACCCGCGAGATGCACGCGGAAATTATGTTGAAGTTGCAGGAAAGACGGGAGAATAATTCTTAG
- a CDS encoding class I SAM-dependent methyltransferase codes for MAEHYDSIAQEYKKAKELPIRLHIERYTYFNMLGDITGKSILDLACGEGLYTRQFKQKGASLVVGVDISEKMLELARQEEAKNQLDIQYIVGNVMELGKIGDFDLVVASYLLNYAQTEEQLQKMCQTIFTNLKPGGRFVTLNNNSEQSPISYLKTEKYGFIKTITEPLQPGTAIKLIFSVADKQFSFDNYYLSKDTYKKVLEKVGFKDIRWQKMLVSPEGIKEFSQEFWQDYLDCMPHFGIECFKY; via the coding sequence ATGGCAGAACATTACGACAGCATAGCCCAAGAATATAAAAAAGCCAAAGAGTTGCCGATCCGTCTGCATATTGAAAGATATACATATTTTAATATGCTTGGTGATATCACAGGGAAGTCAATTCTTGATTTAGCTTGTGGAGAAGGATTATATACTAGACAATTTAAACAAAAGGGTGCATCTTTAGTTGTAGGAGTTGATATTTCCGAGAAAATGCTGGAACTGGCAAGACAGGAAGAAGCTAAAAATCAACTTGATATTCAATATATTGTCGGTAATGTGATGGAACTAGGTAAAATTGGCGATTTTGATCTAGTTGTTGCTTCTTATTTACTTAATTATGCCCAAACTGAAGAACAATTACAAAAAATGTGTCAAACCATATTTACAAATCTCAAACCAGGAGGGCGTTTTGTGACATTAAATAATAATAGTGAACAATCTCCTATTTCCTACCTCAAAACTGAAAAATATGGATTTATTAAAACTATTACTGAACCACTGCAACCAGGAACAGCTATAAAGCTGATATTTTCTGTTGCGGATAAACAATTTAGTTTTGATAACTATTATCTCAGCAAAGATACATATAAAAAGGTATTGGAAAAAGTTGGTTTTAAAGATATACGTTGGCAAAAAATGCTAGTTTCTCCTGAAGGTATCAAGGAATTTAGTCAAGAATTTTGGCAGGATTATCTAGATTGTATGCCTCATTTTGGGATTGAGTGTTTTAAATACTGA